Part of the Salinimonas iocasae genome, ATATTATTTTATCCTGCAGTTTTCTGATTTTAATGATAATTAACTGGGTGAATAAATCCATAGCAGGTATGTAAGAAGTTGTAACAGGCGTATTTATTTTTGGTCACGCATGATACGAGATCACGCTAGAGCCGAACGAGCACAACGCGTATACTATTCATCTGTTTGTTGTAAGGAGTCACGCCATTGAAACTGCCACGCATCGCCCCGGAGTCGAGCCCTTCAGAACATTATCAGGCTTATCTGAAGGCACTGTCGGCTTCACGGTTTAACGGTGATATTGAATATAGTTATGCCAGCCGTATGGCAGTTGCTACTGATAATTCCGTTTACCAGAAAATCCCCCAGGCTGTTATTTTTCCTACCAGCGTGGATGACTTAAAATGTGCTGGCGAACTGGCTAATCAGCATAAAGGTGTCACATTTTCTGCCCGTGGCGGTGGCACAGGAACTAATGGCCAAAGCCTCACAGATGGCATAGTGGTGGATTTGTCGCGTCACATGAACCGGATCCTGGAAGTAAATATTGAGCAGGGCTGGGTGCGGGTGCAAACCGGAGTAGTGAAAGATGCGCTCAATGATGCTCTCAGGCCGCACGGCTATTTCTTTTCTCCGGACCTGTCCACCAGTAACAGGGCAACCATCGGCGGCATGATAAATACAGATGCATCAGGGCAGGGGTCGCTCAAGTACGGTAAAACCAGCGACCACGTTCTGGGTTTGACCACGGTTCTGGCAAATGGTGAAACGCTAAATACCACGCCACTTTCCGTAGACGAAGCGCGTAAGCTGGCTAGCGGAAGTGATACTCACGCCAGAGTATTAAGACAGGTACTGGCGACCTGTATCGACATGCGTGAAGCTATTTTAGAAAAATTTCCGCGCATGAATCGCTTCCTGACAGGTTATGATCTTGAGCACGCCTACGATGCGGATAATCAGAATATTGATGTAAGCCGGCTGATTGCCGGTTCTGAAGGTTCGCTGGGCTTTGTGGCTGAAGCGAAGTTGTCTATTACGCCCATCGCCAGCCACACGGCGCTGGTTAATATAAAATACGACAGCTTTGACTCGGCGTTGCGTCATGCCCCCAAAATGATTGAGGCAGATGCGACATCGGTAGAAACGGTCGACAGCAAAGTGCTGAACCTGGCAAAAACTGACATCATCTGGCATTCCATTTCTGACCTTATTACCGATGTTCCTGACAAAACGATGCTGGGTCTCAATATAGTTGAGTACAACAGCACCAGCGTTGACGAAATAAAATCCCGTATCGCTTCTCTTGAGTCTGCGTTAAATGAAGATATTGAGAAGGGGCATAACGGGGTGATTGGCTATCAGTTAACCTACGAGCGCGCAGATATTCAGAAAATTTATGCAATGCGTAAAAAAGCGGTAGGCTTGCTGGGGAAAACAGATGGACCGCAAAAGCCTATTGCCTTTGCTGAAGATACCGCGGTGCCGCCTCAAAATCTTGCGGACTTTATCCGTGAATTTCGTGCACTGCTTGATGAACACGGGCTTCAGTACGGCATGTTCGGACATGTTGATGCAGGCGTTTTACATGTGCGACCTGCACTGGATCTTTGTGATCCCGAGCAGGAAGCGCTGATGCATCAGATTTCCGATGAAGTGGTCGCGCTGGTTTCCAAGCACGGTGGACTGATGTGGGGCGAGCACGGAAAAGGTTTTCGCAGCGAGTACGGGCCGGAATTCTTTGGTGAGAAATTGTTTGCTGAGTTACGTAAAATCAAGCGCGCTTTCGATCCGTTCAACAAAATGAACCCCGGCAAGATTTGTACTCCTCTTGGCAGTAACGATGAGCTTGTCAAAGTCTCCGATACTAAAAGGGCGACATACGACAGAACAATACCTGTCGCGTTCAAGGCCCCGTTCGAGCCTGCCATGAACTGCAACGGTAACGGGTTGTGTTTTAATTACGATACAACCTCACCTATGTGTCCCTCAAGTAAAATCACCCGGGATCGTCGCCATAGTCCCAAAGGCCGAGCCGGCCTGATACGTGAGTGGTTACGACTGCTGGCTGAAAATGGTGTGGATACCAATAAGCTCAGCGCGTCCACGTTCTCCTCGTCCTGGCTGGATAAATGGCGAAACGCTTACCGTCGGGATGACGATTTCTCCCACGAGGTATTTACCGCAATGGAAGGATGTCTGGCCTGTAAATCCTGTACCAGCCAGTGCCCTGTAAATGTGGATGTGCCCGACTTCCGGTCCCGGTTTTTATCTATTTATTATCAGCGTTACGCACGCCCTATGAAGGACCATTTGGTCGCCAATATTGAACGTATGGCGCCACTGATGGCCAAAGCCCCTTCAGTAGTCAACTTTTTCCTGAAGCGCCGCTGGATGAACGGATTGATGCGAAAGACGGTTGGCTATGTTGATACGCCTTTACTTTCAGTGCCGGCACTTTCAGAGCGTCTGCCGGCCTCAGTTCAGACATTCGACATGATGGCACTCCGTGCTATGTCAGCGACTGAAAAATCGAAAAAGGTGTTGATTGTTCAGGATCCTTTCACCAGTTTTTATGATGCTCAGGTGGTTGCTGATTTTGCTGCGCTGGTTACTAAACTTGGCTTTGAGCCGGTACTTTTGCCTTTCAAACCAAATGGTAAACCAGCACATGTGAAAGGCTTTTTAAAAGCGTTTGCAGACACCGCGTGCGACACTGCGCAGTTTTTAAATCAACTTCACGAAATTGATATTCCAATGGTGGGTGTCGATGCCTCACTGGTGCTCTGCTATCGGGATGAATACACTAAAGCCCTGGGCGATAAGCGAGGTGACTTTACCGTTCAGACTGTTCATGAATGGCTCGAAACCCTTCCTGAGGGAACAATTCGTCCGGGCAGGCAGACCAGCACAACACCTCTGGCGTTGTTCAGCCACTGCACAGAGAAAACTGCCATGCCTACCAGCGAGAAAAAATGGCAGGCTATATTTAAGCAGGCCGGCAAAGACGTGGATATTGTTGCAGTGGGGTGTTGCGGAATGGCAGGTACCTATGGTCATGAAGCAAGTCAGAAGGAAAAGTCGTTGGGCATTTACGCAATGTCATGGGAAACCGCTGTAGCCAGATATCCTGAAGAGGCTGTCATGGCGACAGGATATTCCTGCCGCAGTCAGGTTGATCGAATAGACGGATTTAAGCCGGCGCATCCACTGCAAAAGTTACTTGCTGCCGTGGAGGCTCACTAATTCAGTGGAGGTGGTCTGCGTCGGGTAGCCTGAAAGAGGACAGCGGGCAACTCATCGGTTGCCTGGCTATGCCTGCCTCCATAAATGCAGGCCCGCTACATGTAAAGCCAAGGCTTTCATGATGGCTCACACTGGTTAAATCACAGTTCATGGTCAGTGTGGTGATATTAAGTGAATACGCCAGCGTAACCAGCGCACCAAATAGCTGCTTGTAAACGGAAAGATTTCGATAACCAATTCGAATGGCAACCCGGCCAATTTCACCGGTAGGCTTAAGTCGGGCAGTAGCAATAGCTTTTTTATCGCCGTCACTGATAATGATATGTAAAGCGCTTTTATCGTCTTCATCAAACTCAGCTTCACGGGGAAGCTGCCACTCAAGCACGAACACCTGCTCGCGTAACTCAATAAGGCGCTGGCTTGCGCTTTGCCAGTCGACCTGTTCAATCTGAAATGCCATTTTTTGATCCGTATTCTGCAAAATTTATGAAAATGTAGAATCCGGCTCACATCTGGGTTAGTTACTCCATTGCCCAATAGCCCTTATTAATGAGTGTAGCCAAAAGGTCGAAAATTGTACAGTCAGCTCTACTTGTCAGCGACGGTGGAAGCGGCCGTCCGGTGAAGTTAGCCAACATCATCGCTTTATATTTTTCATCACAGGTAAATGCTTCACCATTTACGTAAAAAGTAAAGTTATCGCTCTCGCTGGTGTAAACGGGCCGGCATCCCGGAGAGGGAACGATATCGATTCCATTTTCCAGCGCATTTTTTACATCACTGCGGCTGATGAGTGTTTCAGGAACCTGTTCGGGCAAATACTGATTACTCAAAAAGCGCAATAGTGCCGTATCACAAGCGTCCGTATCAAGAGCATTTTTTATCAATAGCTTGAGCTGCCTAAGGTCCTCCGGACTTACGCTGGAGGGATCTGCAGCGCGTGTTCGCGTGGGATCAGAAAATCGAATATTCCCGGTACCGCTTTCCTCAAACATGTCTGGCAGTATATCGAAGAGCTGTGACTGGTCCGGCGCACGAAAGCCT contains:
- the ydiJ gene encoding D-2-hydroxyglutarate dehydrogenase YdiJ, which translates into the protein MKLPRIAPESSPSEHYQAYLKALSASRFNGDIEYSYASRMAVATDNSVYQKIPQAVIFPTSVDDLKCAGELANQHKGVTFSARGGGTGTNGQSLTDGIVVDLSRHMNRILEVNIEQGWVRVQTGVVKDALNDALRPHGYFFSPDLSTSNRATIGGMINTDASGQGSLKYGKTSDHVLGLTTVLANGETLNTTPLSVDEARKLASGSDTHARVLRQVLATCIDMREAILEKFPRMNRFLTGYDLEHAYDADNQNIDVSRLIAGSEGSLGFVAEAKLSITPIASHTALVNIKYDSFDSALRHAPKMIEADATSVETVDSKVLNLAKTDIIWHSISDLITDVPDKTMLGLNIVEYNSTSVDEIKSRIASLESALNEDIEKGHNGVIGYQLTYERADIQKIYAMRKKAVGLLGKTDGPQKPIAFAEDTAVPPQNLADFIREFRALLDEHGLQYGMFGHVDAGVLHVRPALDLCDPEQEALMHQISDEVVALVSKHGGLMWGEHGKGFRSEYGPEFFGEKLFAELRKIKRAFDPFNKMNPGKICTPLGSNDELVKVSDTKRATYDRTIPVAFKAPFEPAMNCNGNGLCFNYDTTSPMCPSSKITRDRRHSPKGRAGLIREWLRLLAENGVDTNKLSASTFSSSWLDKWRNAYRRDDDFSHEVFTAMEGCLACKSCTSQCPVNVDVPDFRSRFLSIYYQRYARPMKDHLVANIERMAPLMAKAPSVVNFFLKRRWMNGLMRKTVGYVDTPLLSVPALSERLPASVQTFDMMALRAMSATEKSKKVLIVQDPFTSFYDAQVVADFAALVTKLGFEPVLLPFKPNGKPAHVKGFLKAFADTACDTAQFLNQLHEIDIPMVGVDASLVLCYRDEYTKALGDKRGDFTVQTVHEWLETLPEGTIRPGRQTSTTPLALFSHCTEKTAMPTSEKKWQAIFKQAGKDVDIVAVGCCGMAGTYGHEASQKEKSLGIYAMSWETAVARYPEEAVMATGYSCRSQVDRIDGFKPAHPLQKLLAAVEAH
- a CDS encoding GNAT family N-acetyltransferase codes for the protein MAFQIEQVDWQSASQRLIELREQVFVLEWQLPREAEFDEDDKSALHIIISDGDKKAIATARLKPTGEIGRVAIRIGYRNLSVYKQLFGALVTLAYSLNITTLTMNCDLTSVSHHESLGFTCSGPAFMEAGIARQPMSCPLSSFRLPDADHLH